In a single window of the Pseudomonas oryzihabitans genome:
- the ugpB gene encoding sn-glycerol-3-phosphate ABC transporter substrate-binding protein UgpB, whose amino-acid sequence MSSGQALAATPIPFWHSMDAELGKEVDSLAQRFNQTHPEFQVQPVYKGNYEQNLAAGIAAFRTGKPPALLQVYEVGTATMMASNAIEPVYQVFKNAGLAFDESRFVPTVASYYSDGKTGQLLSQPFNSSTPVLYYNKDAFTKAGLDPQSPPKTWQELAEDSAKLRAAGMKCGYTSGWQSWVQLENFSAWNGLPFASRDNGYLGTDAVLEFNKAPQVKHIALLQEMGKKGDFTYVGRKDEPTEKFYNGDCGLLTTSSGSLANIRHYAKFDFGVAMMPYDGDLKGAPQNAIIGGASLWVFKGQDAAVKRGVAEFLAFLAQPEIAAEWHQQTGYLPITKAAYDLTREQGFYTKNPGADIATRQMLNKPPLAFTKGLRLGNMPQIRAVIDEELEGVWTGKQAPQQALDAAVQRGNALLRRFEKSSQ is encoded by the coding sequence ATGAGCAGCGGTCAGGCACTGGCGGCGACGCCCATTCCCTTTTGGCATTCGATGGATGCGGAGCTCGGCAAGGAAGTCGATTCCCTGGCCCAGCGATTCAACCAGACGCACCCGGAATTCCAGGTGCAGCCGGTGTACAAGGGCAACTACGAGCAGAACCTGGCCGCCGGGATCGCCGCCTTCCGTACCGGCAAGCCACCGGCCCTCCTGCAGGTCTACGAGGTGGGCACGGCGACCATGATGGCGTCCAACGCCATCGAGCCGGTCTACCAGGTGTTCAAGAATGCCGGCCTTGCCTTCGACGAGTCGCGCTTCGTGCCTACCGTCGCCAGCTACTACAGCGATGGCAAGACCGGGCAGCTACTGTCGCAGCCCTTCAATAGCTCGACGCCGGTGCTCTACTACAACAAGGACGCCTTCACGAAGGCCGGCCTCGACCCGCAGTCGCCGCCCAAGACCTGGCAGGAGCTGGCCGAGGACAGCGCCAAATTGCGCGCCGCCGGCATGAAATGCGGCTACACCAGTGGCTGGCAGAGCTGGGTCCAGTTGGAAAACTTCAGTGCCTGGAACGGCTTGCCGTTCGCCAGCCGCGACAACGGCTACCTAGGTACCGACGCCGTGCTGGAGTTCAACAAGGCGCCCCAGGTCAAGCACATCGCCCTGCTGCAGGAGATGGGCAAGAAGGGTGATTTCACCTATGTCGGGCGCAAGGACGAACCCACCGAGAAGTTCTACAACGGTGACTGTGGCCTGCTCACCACCTCGTCCGGCTCCCTGGCCAACATCCGCCACTATGCCAAGTTCGATTTCGGCGTGGCCATGATGCCCTACGACGGCGACCTCAAGGGCGCGCCGCAGAACGCCATCATCGGTGGGGCCAGCCTCTGGGTGTTCAAGGGCCAGGACGCGGCGGTGAAGCGCGGCGTGGCCGAATTCCTCGCCTTCCTGGCGCAGCCGGAGATCGCGGCCGAGTGGCACCAGCAGACCGGCTACCTGCCGATCACCAAGGCGGCCTACGACCTGACCCGCGAGCAAGGCTTCTACACCAAGAACCCGGGGGCCGACATCGCCACCCGGCAGATGCTGAACAAGCCGCCACTGGCCTTCACCAAGGGCCTGCGCCTGGGCAACATGCCGCAGATCCGCGCGGTGATCGATGAGGAGCTGGAAGGCGTCTGGACCGGCAAGCAGGCCCCGCAGCAGGCGCTGGACGCCGCCGTGCAACGCGGCAATGCCCTGTTGCGTCGCTTCGAGAAGTCCAGCCAGTAA